The genome window CACAGAGTTTAGGGCGCTGACACCAATAGAAGCCTGTCCATTCCCTAAACAAAGATTGACTGAGATTTTTGAAAAATCACCAAGATTAACCGATTTATTCTTTTTGATCATGGCCAGAGAACAGGCCATGCTGATTGAGAGAATCGTCAATATAGGCAGACGAAACGCTGCTGAACGTCTTGCACATTTCATTGTTGAAATGAAAGTGAGATTACATCAGCGGGCATGTGAGTTTCACCTACCTATGAATCAGGCGATTATCGGTGATACCCTTGGTATTTCTTCAGTTCATGTAAGTCGTACGTTTAAACACTTACGTGATTTAGGTCTAATTGACAATAAAAATGGTCAAATAGAAATAAACGATTTAGACGGATTAATTGATCTATCTGGTTTTGATCGGAGTTATCTTGATACGTATCCGGACTGGACCAGACTTAATAAACCCTCTCAACAATAATTGGAGGAGCAAATTATGAAACTTACTACCTTATTAATTCCATTATCTTTGGCACTTTTCTTATCCGCTTGTAACACGATGGAAGGTGTTGGCAAGGATGTTGAATCAGCAGGCGATGCGATTGAAGATTCCGCCTCTGAAAATAAAAACTATTAAAACCTACCGGTTTACTCTCAGCCCCTTAATTGGGGCTTTTTTTACAAAAAAAGCTAGGTATATACCTAGCTTAATCAATTAGAAGGAGCAATAATTGTGAGAACTGAAACCCATCACCTCACAATAAGTGTAGCGTCGTACAGATAAAAAAATTGAATATAAAGACACTAAATTATGAGCAAGATCACATTTTCTATCAGTTTTATGGCGCCAATCGTTGTTTTATCCATTGACCATCTGTTTTTAAGCTATAAGCAATGCGATCATGTAGCCTACTAGATCGTCCCTGCCAGAACTCCCAATACTGAGGCATGAGTCTATACCCTCCCCATGACTCAGGTCTTGGCGGTGTTAGTCCAAACTTCAATGCGTATTTCGCGGCGTCTTCAACAATCACTTTCCGACTTTTAATAACTTGGCTTTGTGGTGATGCCCAAGCACCGATACGGTGGGTTAATGGCCTCGAAGTATAATACTCATCTGACAATGATGTAGTGAGTTTCTCAACTTTCCCTTCAATTCGGATAACACGCTCTAACTCTGGCCAAAAGAATTGTACTGAGGCGTAAGGATTAACATCTAGATTTTGCCCTTTTCTACTTTGGTAATTAGTAAACCAGACAATGCCATCTTCATCGAACCCTTTTATCAAGACAGGTCTAGTTGATGGTCTACCCTGTTCATCTGCTGTGGCTAAGGTCATTGCATTAGCTTCACACACACCTTTTTCCAGCGCGTCTGATAACCACAGCTTAAACTGTTCAAGTGGTGATGCTGCACTCATACTCTCGTCAAGAGAGTCTTTTTCGTAGCTTCTTCTTAAACCAGACAAATCCAGATCATCACTCATAACTACTCACATATTAATCAATTAATAACACCATGCCTGTCGTATTTTTTTATCACAACAGGGATATGCTGATGCTATGACTATAATCAATCTTTTGTGAATTATTTATCAATGTCAGGCATAAAAAAAGCCTTGGCAGAACTTAATACCAAGGCTTTGATTGTATTGGTGGGCCCACTAGGACTTGAACCTAGGACCAATGGATTATGAGTCCACTGCTCTAACCAACTGAGCTATAGGCCCTTTTGACTAGCTTACGAACCTTCTGAATCTAGGAAGCTTCGTAATTGATCAGAACGTGAAGGATGGCGCAGTTTACGTAATGCTTTCGCTTCAATCTGACGTATACGTTCACGTGTGACGTCAAATTGTTTGCCTACTTCTTCAAGCGTATGATCGGTATTCATATCGATACCAAAACGCATACGTAAAACTTTTGCTTCTCTCTCTGTCAGGCCGTTTAATACGCCTTGAGTCGCTTCACGCAAGCCTTCTATTATCGCAGAATCTGAAGGTGAAATCACGTTCACATCTTCAACAAAATCACCTAAATGTGAATCTTCATCATCACCGATCGGTGTTTCCATCGAAATTGGCTCTTTAGATATCTTCAGTACTTTACGTACTTTATCTTCAGGCATATCGACACGTTCAGCTAACTCATCCGGTGTCGGCTCACGCCCCATCTCTTGTAGCATTTGGCGGGCAACACGGTTCAGTTTATTGATTGTCTCAATCATATGCACAGGAATACGAATAGTGCGTGCCTGGTCGGCAATTGAGCGGGTGATCGCCTGACGGATCCACCAGGTTGCATAGGTTGAGAACTTATAACCACGTTGATATTCAAATTTATCAACGGCTTTCATCAAGCCAATATTACCTTCCTGAATCAAGTCCAAGAACTGCAAGCCACGGTTTGTATATTTTTTCGCAATAGAAATAACCAGACGTAAGTTCGCCTCAACCATTTCTTTTTTCGCGCGGCGGGCTTTAGCCTCTGCAATCGACATTTGGCGTGAAATTTCTTTTATTTCAGAAATTGACATGCCACGACTTTCTGCAATCTCAGCTAAAACTGATTGTGCAGCAATGATTTCGTCGTGATGCTTCTTAATGGTAGAAGAGTAATGTTTTTTGGCTCTGATATGCTTATCAGCCCAGTTAACATTGCTCTCATTACCTTGAAATGAATCAATAAAATCACGGCGATTCATGCGAGCTTGCTCTACTACGATATCCATAATAATTCTTTCTTGATTACGGATTTCGTTGACCGTATCGCTCATTAAGACATTGAGATAAGCCAATGTTTTTGGAGTGAGTTTAAACTCCATAAATTGAGCACTTGCCTGTTCGCGTAACGTCTCAGCTTCTTTATCTTCAGCTTTCAGATAGGCATTAAAGCTGTCTTTTAATGCTTCAAACCGAACCCGCGCTTCTTCAGGATCGATTTCACCTGAATCATCATCATCACTGACGTTGTCTACGCTATCGTCATCATCGTCATCATCTGAATCGCTGTCAGAATCATCATCTGAGTCGTCATCTGTATCGCTGAGATCATCCTGCTCTTCTACCAGCTCTTCTGCTGAAACAAAGCCTTTTATTAGCTCATTCAGACGCATTTCCCCTGCTTCTACAGCGTCATACAGCTCTAAAAATGATGAAATACATGCAGGATATGTTGATAGCATCATCAGGCTTTCACGCAAGCCCGCTTCAATGCGTTTGGCAATGACAATTTCGCCTTCGCGTGTCAGAAGTTCGACCGAGCCCATTTCACGCATATACATACGCACTGGATCAGTAGTTCGACCAAATTCGCCATCAGAGCTTGCTAGGACAGCAGCAGCTTCTTCATCGGAGACTTCGTCGTTCGACGAAACCGCTTCAGCAAGACGCTCCATTTCATCGGTATCCATGCCATCTTCGTGGACCATAATACCGAGGTCACTAAACATGCTGACAATATCTTCGACCTGATCAGCATCTACCAAATCTTCCGGAAGATGATCATTAATCTCACCATAGGTGAGATAACCACGTTCTTTACCTAAGGCGATCAGTTCCTTAACGCGTGATTGTTGATCTTTCATGCAGCCCCTTTAACCCTGTGACGCTTATAGACGTGAACACTTCATTATACTGAAATGACAAATTTATTGCATCAAATTAACATAAACATTTATTTCTGCGATAACCGTAACTCAGCTTTTTCTGCTTCGGTTAACTCACTGAGCGGTTTTGACTCGAGATAAATTCGTCGTTGTTCCTTAGCTTGTTTTTGTAGTTGCGAAAATATACCGAGCAACTCGTGTTTGAGCTCATCAGCTGACAAACTCAAACTTTGCAGCGCTAACTTCTCAAGATGCGCACCATTTTCCCTGTCGCGCCAACGTTCTAGAAGTGCCGCAGTAGTAAGATGGGGATACTGATGAAGAGTTTCAAGCAATTCTTTAAGAATATTCACACCTGGTAACTGAAGAGAACTAATCGATGCTGTGTCATCAATCTCTCTCGCCAATATGGGATATTGCAGAAGAATGCTAATAGCTAGCCTTAATGGCGTCATGGTCGCTAATGTTTGCTTCTTTGGTGCTCTCTGCAGTCTCGATGCGGGCTTCTCTATATGCCTGTTTAATGTAGCGATATTAGTTTGGCTTAACTCCGCTAAACGTTGTTCTAACATATCCCTATAGACCCCCGCTGGAACATGTTTCAGGTATGGCTTGGTGATTTCTACCAGACGAGCGCGTCCATCCATTGAACTGAGGTCAACCTTCTCGGTTAACCATGTGAAGAAAAAATCTGAATAATTTTGGGCATGTAGCACTTCTGACTCGAATGCCTCTGCACCATGCCTTCGCACCATACTATCGGGGTCTTCACCATCGGGCAAAAACATAAACTTCAGTTGCTGATTACCACCCAACATAGGTAATGCATTTTCCGCTGCTCGCCAGGCAGCTTCTCTACCTGCACGATCGCCATCGAAGCAAAAAACCACCTCCGGACTGGCCCTTAATAATTGTTTTAAATGATCTGGTGTGGTTGAAGTACCCAGTGTGGCAACTGCATTTGTAATACCATGTTCGGCCAAAGCAATAACATCCATATAACCTTCAACAATGAGTACTCGTTCAAGTTTACGGTTCTGTTTTTTTGCCTGATAGAGGCCGTACAGTTCTGTTCCTTTATGAAAAATCGGTGTTTCAGGCGAGTTAAGGTATTTTGGTGTTGAATCGTCTAATACTCGACCGCCAAAACCAATAACTCGGCCTCTGCGATCACGAATTGGAAACATAAGACGATGTCGAAAGCGATCGTAGGTCCGTCCAGTATCATTTTTGATCAACAAACCGGCATCCAGAAGCTGTTTAACTTGTGCTTGAGAAGAACCAAAGGTTTTTAAAACATTATCCCAACCATCTGGCGCCATACCGATGCCAAACATTTCAACTGTTTTTTTAGATAACCCTCGAGTCTTTAAATAATCCACAAAAAGCTGTCTGTCGGGGTGAGTTTGTAACTGATGGACGTAAAATTGGCTGACTTTATCCATCAAGTCATAGAGGTTTTTCTGTTGCGGAGATTGCGAGACATTTTGTGTGGTCGGCACAGTCATCCCCACATGATCAGCTAGTTCCTGAATAGCTTCAGGAAAACTAAGTTGATCGTATTCCATGAGGAATCCTATTGCTGTGCCATGTGCACCACAGCCAAAGCAATGATAAAACTGCTTTTCCGGACTAACTGTAAACGAAGGAGTTTTTTCATTATGAAAAGGACAGCAGGCATGCAAATTCTTGCCTGCTTTTTCAAAGCAACCCGGGCATCTATGATATCTACGATATCAACCCGGGCTAGCAGTTCATCAATGAATTGTGGGGGTATTTGACCAGCCATATCTGGTATTATGGCTGAATTTTATTGAAAATATTAACCATATCTTATGAGATACGGCAGCGTTGCTGTTTTAATTGCTTAACGCTGATTTTACTTTTCCACTAACTGCGGCCATATCAGCACGGCCTTGAATTTTTGGTCGCAACACATTCATGACTGCGCCCATGTCTTTAATACTGCTTGCATCAGCTTCTTCAATGGCTGTTTGGATTTCTTGAGCAACCTCTTCTTCAGATAGCTGCTCAGGCATGAACTCTTCAATAACGGCAAGTTCAGCTTTTTCGATATCCGCCAAATCTGCACGAGAGGCATTTTCATACTGTTCTAATGCTTCACGACGTTGTTTGCTCATCTTTGTCAGGATGACAACAATATCGTCATCAGAAAGGTCAACCCGGTTATCTACTTCAACTTGCTTAATCGCTGCTGAAATTTGACGAAGCACGGCAAGACGTTCTTTGTCTTTCGCACGCATAGCGTCTTTTATGCTGTCTTGAATAGTAACTTTTAACGGGCTGGCTTCTGCAGGCATGGTATTGGACTTGTCTCTGAATAACGATTTTAGTAAAGACGGATACGGCTTGCGTTTTCGCGAGACAGTTTCTTCTGGTGACGTTTTACGGCTGCTGCTGCGGCACGTTTACGTACAGTTGTTGGTTTTTCATAAGCTTCACGAGCACGGGCTTCGGCAACAGTGCCAGCTTTTTCACATGCACGTTTAAAACGACGTAGAGCGACGTCAAATGGTTCGTTCTCTTTAACTCTTACTGCAGGCATTCAAAAAACTCCCTAAACAATTCTTGTATGGAAACCCCT of Methylophaga marina contains these proteins:
- the rpoD gene encoding RNA polymerase sigma factor RpoD, giving the protein MKDQQSRVKELIALGKERGYLTYGEINDHLPEDLVDADQVEDIVSMFSDLGIMVHEDGMDTDEMERLAEAVSSNDEVSDEEAAAVLASSDGEFGRTTDPVRMYMREMGSVELLTREGEIVIAKRIEAGLRESLMMLSTYPACISSFLELYDAVEAGEMRLNELIKGFVSAEELVEEQDDLSDTDDDSDDDSDSDSDDDDDDDSVDNVSDDDDSGEIDPEEARVRFEALKDSFNAYLKAEDKEAETLREQASAQFMEFKLTPKTLAYLNVLMSDTVNEIRNQERIIMDIVVEQARMNRRDFIDSFQGNESNVNWADKHIRAKKHYSSTIKKHHDEIIAAQSVLAEIAESRGMSISEIKEISRQMSIAEAKARRAKKEMVEANLRLVISIAKKYTNRGLQFLDLIQEGNIGLMKAVDKFEYQRGYKFSTYATWWIRQAITRSIADQARTIRIPVHMIETINKLNRVARQMLQEMGREPTPDELAERVDMPEDKVRKVLKISKEPISMETPIGDDEDSHLGDFVEDVNVISPSDSAIIEGLREATQGVLNGLTEREAKVLRMRFGIDMNTDHTLEEVGKQFDVTRERIRQIEAKALRKLRHPSRSDQLRSFLDSEGS
- a CDS encoding GatB/YqeY domain-containing protein, with product MPAEASPLKVTIQDSIKDAMRAKDKERLAVLRQISAAIKQVEVDNRVDLSDDDIVVILTKMSKQRREALEQYENASRADLADIEKAELAVIEEFMPEQLSEEEVAQEIQTAIEEADASSIKDMGAVMNVLRPKIQGRADMAAVSGKVKSALSN
- a CDS encoding Crp/Fnr family transcriptional regulator codes for the protein MESVISDTESCIVRQFEKMVELSESEVNLLAALERDARKFGSGERLAFAGEYSDRFYTLKSGWACAIKTMADGQRQILDIFLPGQIIGLREIGLSHSLTEFRALTPIEACPFPKQRLTEIFEKSPRLTDLFFLIMAREQAMLIERIVNIGRRNAAERLAHFIVEMKVRLHQRACEFHLPMNQAIIGDTLGISSVHVSRTFKHLRDLGLIDNKNGQIEINDLDGLIDLSGFDRSYLDTYPDWTRLNKPSQQ
- the rpsU gene encoding 30S ribosomal protein S21; translation: MPAVRVKENEPFDVALRRFKRACEKAGTVAEARAREAYEKPTTVRKRAAAAAVKRHQKKLSRENASRIRLY
- the dnaG gene encoding DNA primase, which translates into the protein MHACCPFHNEKTPSFTVSPEKQFYHCFGCGAHGTAIGFLMEYDQLSFPEAIQELADHVGMTVPTTQNVSQSPQQKNLYDLMDKVSQFYVHQLQTHPDRQLFVDYLKTRGLSKKTVEMFGIGMAPDGWDNVLKTFGSSQAQVKQLLDAGLLIKNDTGRTYDRFRHRLMFPIRDRRGRVIGFGGRVLDDSTPKYLNSPETPIFHKGTELYGLYQAKKQNRKLERVLIVEGYMDVIALAEHGITNAVATLGTSTTPDHLKQLLRASPEVVFCFDGDRAGREAAWRAAENALPMLGGNQQLKFMFLPDGEDPDSMVRRHGAEAFESEVLHAQNYSDFFFTWLTEKVDLSSMDGRARLVEITKPYLKHVPAGVYRDMLEQRLAELSQTNIATLNRHIEKPASRLQRAPKKQTLATMTPLRLAISILLQYPILAREIDDTASISSLQLPGVNILKELLETLHQYPHLTTAALLERWRDRENGAHLEKLALQSLSLSADELKHELLGIFSQLQKQAKEQRRIYLESKPLSELTEAEKAELRLSQK
- a CDS encoding entericidin A/B family lipoprotein, with the translated sequence MKLTTLLIPLSLALFLSACNTMEGVGKDVESAGDAIEDSASENKNY
- the pdxH gene encoding pyridoxamine 5'-phosphate oxidase; the encoded protein is MSDDLDLSGLRRSYEKDSLDESMSAASPLEQFKLWLSDALEKGVCEANAMTLATADEQGRPSTRPVLIKGFDEDGIVWFTNYQSRKGQNLDVNPYASVQFFWPELERVIRIEGKVEKLTTSLSDEYYTSRPLTHRIGAWASPQSQVIKSRKVIVEDAAKYALKFGLTPPRPESWGGYRLMPQYWEFWQGRSSRLHDRIAYSLKTDGQWIKQRLAP